From the genome of Persephonella sp., one region includes:
- a CDS encoding TldD/PmbA family protein, translating to MKSLVRELAPYLLTKLMSEGGEYGELFYEKIFSTFLNFENRKLQKGIEGFDEGVGIRLIKNGRTYYGYTNEISKSSLENIVSSLVKESGEGKIKVGLKHQIGYTKVLLDPEDYFAERKKEILLKADDIVRSYDRRIKQASITLKDSKREILVINTEGEIVEDTQIRVAFYVEAIAEENGFMYKGYESTGGLIGYELFESGEVDLIDYVSSKAAHRAVLGLSAKHPPAGSMPVVISSDAGGTMIHEAVGHGLEADLAEKGLSVYAGRVGEKVASELVTVIDDGTIPGKMGSFNFDDEGVPAQKTVLIENGYLKNFLYDRLTAMQTGKKPTGNGRRDTYRNIPIVRMRNTYIAPGKDNPHDFIKDIKKGLYVVKMGGGQVNTVNGDFMFEIVEGYMIENGEITYPVKGASLLGNGPKAMEDIEAVGYDLGWAIGTCGKSGQAAPVGDAQPTIRIKSLIVGGSV from the coding sequence ATGAAAAGCCTTGTCAGGGAATTAGCACCTTATCTTCTTACAAAATTAATGTCAGAAGGTGGAGAATACGGAGAGTTATTTTATGAAAAGATTTTTTCTACTTTCTTAAATTTTGAAAATAGAAAACTACAAAAAGGTATAGAAGGTTTTGATGAAGGAGTAGGAATAAGGCTGATAAAAAATGGAAGAACATATTACGGATACACAAATGAGATCTCAAAAAGTTCTCTTGAAAATATTGTTTCTTCCCTTGTAAAAGAAAGTGGGGAAGGAAAAATAAAAGTTGGATTAAAACATCAAATCGGTTATACAAAAGTTCTACTTGATCCTGAGGATTATTTTGCGGAAAGGAAAAAAGAGATTCTCCTAAAAGCTGATGATATAGTCAGAAGCTATGACAGAAGAATAAAACAGGCGAGTATTACACTTAAGGACTCAAAAAGGGAAATACTGGTAATAAACACAGAAGGAGAAATAGTTGAGGATACACAGATAAGAGTTGCCTTTTATGTGGAAGCTATAGCTGAAGAAAACGGTTTTATGTATAAAGGTTATGAGTCAACAGGTGGACTGATCGGTTATGAGCTTTTTGAGTCAGGAGAAGTAGATCTGATTGATTATGTATCCTCAAAAGCTGCCCATAGAGCTGTTTTAGGACTAAGTGCAAAACACCCTCCTGCAGGAAGCATGCCTGTTGTTATATCATCTGACGCCGGCGGAACTATGATACACGAAGCCGTGGGACACGGGCTTGAGGCTGATCTTGCAGAAAAAGGACTTTCTGTTTATGCTGGAAGGGTCGGTGAAAAGGTTGCCTCTGAGCTTGTTACTGTTATAGACGACGGAACAATACCCGGAAAGATGGGAAGTTTTAATTTTGATGATGAGGGGGTTCCTGCCCAGAAAACTGTTCTGATAGAAAACGGATACCTGAAAAATTTTCTGTATGACAGACTGACAGCGATGCAAACAGGAAAAAAACCCACTGGGAATGGAAGAAGGGACACCTACAGGAATATTCCGATTGTTAGAATGAGAAACACATACATAGCCCCCGGAAAAGACAACCCCCACGACTTTATAAAAGACATAAAAAAAGGTCTATATGTGGTTAAAATGGGAGGTGGACAGGTAAATACGGTAAACGGCGATTTTATGTTTGAGATTGTAGAAGGTTACATGATAGAAAACGGAGAGATCACATATCCTGTAAAAGGAGCTTCACTGCTTGGAAATGGTCCAAAAGCTATGGAAGACATAGAAGCTGTTGGTTATGATCTTGGGTGGGCTATTGGAACATGTGGAAAAAGCGGTCAGGCTGCTCCGGTAGGCGATGCCCAGCCAACTATAAGAATAAAATCATTGATAGTTGGAGGCTCAGTTTGA
- a CDS encoding VOC family protein: MEFYIHHVGISVYDIEKTAQFYRYFGFKEVADYTAEDGSFRIKHLKLGDFIIELFWFSDYIPAVRKDLWDDLKIGGYRHIALKVKDIHKTLEKLKKDGVADSNTQVNRGRTGILYFFIRDPDGNFVEIVQDDRNL; this comes from the coding sequence ATGGAGTTTTACATTCATCATGTTGGTATTTCTGTTTATGACATTGAAAAAACTGCCCAGTTTTATAGATATTTTGGGTTTAAAGAGGTTGCAGATTATACCGCAGAAGATGGATCATTCAGGATCAAACACCTGAAGCTTGGTGATTTTATCATTGAGCTTTTCTGGTTTTCTGATTATATTCCTGCTGTCAGGAAAGATCTTTGGGACGATCTGAAAATAGGAGGCTATAGACATATCGCCCTAAAGGTAAAAGATATTCACAAAACCCTTGAAAAGCTAAAAAAAGATGGGGTGGCAGACAGCAACACACAGGTAAACAGAGGCAGAACAGGTATTCTGTATTTTTTCATTAGAGATCCTGACGGCAATTTTGTTGAGATAGTTCAGGACGACAGAAATTTATAA
- the gmhB gene encoding D-glycero-beta-D-manno-heptose 1,7-bisphosphate 7-phosphatase has translation MKNKAVFLDRDGVINEDYGFVHRVEDFHIYPEVFPALKKLQKAGYKLLIVTNQSGIAVGYYTEEDFKKLTEHMLLVFEKEGIKIDKVYYCPHHPEGIVPELTMKCDCRKPESGMIKQGIKEFNIDPSKSFLIGDKENDIKAAHKEGIKAALVKTGQGLKYVDNTEADFVGENILDVVENFILTDQSARL, from the coding sequence TTGAAAAACAAAGCTGTCTTTCTGGACAGAGATGGTGTCATAAATGAAGATTACGGTTTTGTCCACAGAGTAGAGGATTTTCATATATATCCTGAGGTTTTCCCAGCTTTAAAAAAACTGCAAAAGGCTGGCTACAAACTCCTTATAGTTACAAATCAATCCGGAATAGCTGTTGGATACTACACAGAGGAAGATTTTAAAAAACTTACAGAACACATGCTTTTGGTTTTTGAAAAAGAAGGAATAAAAATTGATAAGGTCTATTACTGTCCCCATCACCCTGAAGGGATAGTGCCAGAACTTACAATGAAATGCGACTGCAGAAAACCAGAAAGCGGTATGATAAAACAGGGAATAAAAGAGTTTAATATTGATCCATCAAAATCCTTTCTGATAGGGGACAAGGAAAACGACATAAAAGCCGCCCACAAAGAGGGGATTAAAGCGGCTCTTGTAAAAACAGGACAGGGGCTAAAATATGTTGATAACACAGAGGCAGATTTTGTTGGCGAAAACATTCTTGATGTAGTTGAAAATTTTATCCTAACAGACCAATCAGCAAGATTATAA